In a single window of the Anaerocolumna cellulosilytica genome:
- a CDS encoding Ig-like domain-containing protein, producing MKSLKRLSFVILVVVLSLLNFSSKTVLAEGSNPVSKFLKVNNTTLEFKEIVYIDGTNGNDTTGDGSKNKPFKTVVKGFDYLDANCREDGAIIIKDGTYDVSNIFKGNSNNLNARYNKMKISLLAETMGKVSFTNVKEWMVIENNYSYRIKVSLYGIIFKSTNAYYHLAGDNWMNEFYNCVIAGGYGGVHGVVSDANIKVENCLFLGSPSSKYYIADSITGSALNSASTSNSIDPYRGTKTNCLYNVTVDSNYNITSSGWKNAGIGQNPDGTTANIGVYGGQFAWGSKVEEISNVRKLKVVLEVKEQLQLSVDEDLDENLEMIWTSSNDTVATVDANGVVTALAPGNTMITVTSGDGTYTDYINVLVVDDAKDYRLAVDLKVGKTCRLTVDDLTDTVKVNWSSLDLTVATVSSKGKVTAVSEGLTVVIATDEEGNEIGQIYIRVRE from the coding sequence ATGAAGAGTTTAAAAAGATTAAGTTTTGTGATACTAGTCGTTGTTTTGAGCTTATTAAATTTTTCAAGCAAGACAGTGCTGGCTGAGGGTAGTAATCCTGTTTCTAAGTTTCTGAAAGTAAACAATACAACACTGGAATTTAAAGAAATTGTTTACATTGATGGAACCAATGGCAATGATACTACTGGTGATGGTAGCAAAAATAAACCATTTAAAACAGTTGTTAAAGGCTTTGATTATTTAGACGCTAACTGCAGAGAAGATGGAGCTATAATAATCAAAGATGGAACGTATGATGTTAGTAATATTTTTAAAGGCAATTCAAATAATCTAAACGCAAGATATAATAAAATGAAGATATCATTGTTAGCTGAAACCATGGGAAAAGTTTCGTTTACCAATGTAAAAGAATGGATGGTTATTGAGAATAATTATTCATATAGAATAAAGGTAAGTTTATATGGAATTATATTCAAGAGTACAAATGCATATTACCACCTGGCAGGAGATAACTGGATGAATGAATTTTATAATTGTGTGATTGCAGGTGGATACGGTGGGGTACATGGGGTAGTAAGCGATGCAAATATTAAAGTTGAAAATTGCTTATTCTTAGGATCCCCAAGTAGTAAATACTACATAGCTGATTCAATTACAGGTTCAGCCTTAAACAGTGCCTCAACTTCGAATTCTATTGATCCATACAGGGGAACTAAAACCAATTGTTTATATAATGTGACTGTGGATTCAAATTATAATATTACAAGCTCTGGATGGAAAAATGCAGGTATAGGTCAGAACCCCGATGGAACAACTGCCAACATTGGTGTTTATGGAGGTCAATTTGCTTGGGGAAGTAAAGTTGAGGAAATATCAAATGTAAGAAAATTGAAAGTAGTTCTTGAAGTGAAAGAGCAATTACAATTAAGTGTGGATGAGGACTTAGATGAAAACCTCGAAATGATTTGGACATCATCTAACGATACGGTTGCCACAGTAGATGCAAATGGTGTGGTTACAGCTTTAGCTCCAGGTAATACGATGATAACAGTTACGAGTGGAGATGGAACGTACACAGATTATATTAATGTCTTAGTAGTAGATGATGCCAAGGATTATAGATTGGCTGTTGATTTAAAGGTGGGAAAGACTTGTAGGCTTACAGTCGATGATTTAACAGATACCGTTAAGGTTAATTGGTCTTCATTAGATTTAACAGTTGCTACAGTATCAAGTAAAGGTAAAGTTACTGCTGTCAGTGAAGGATTAACAGTGGTTATTGCTACAGATGAAGAAGGCAATGAAATAGGTCAGATTTATATAAGAGTAAGAGAATAG
- the rlmB gene encoding 23S rRNA (guanosine(2251)-2'-O)-methyltransferase RlmB, whose product MRYEEFTIEGRNAILEAFRAGKTIDRLFILDGCQDGPIKSITREARKGDTIITFVKKERLDQLSETGKHQGVIAYAAAYEYAEVDDMLKAAEEKGEAPFLILLDGIEDPHNLGAIIRTANQAGAHGVIIPKRRAVGLTATVAKTSAGALNYTPVAKVTNLTATMEELKEKGLWFVCADMQGETMYQVDLKGPIGLVIGSEGEGVGRLIKEKCDFTAKIPMLGNIDSLNASVAMGILSYEIVRQRLA is encoded by the coding sequence ATGAGATATGAAGAATTTACAATAGAAGGGCGCAATGCCATATTGGAGGCATTTCGTGCCGGAAAAACAATAGACAGGCTGTTTATATTAGATGGCTGCCAGGATGGGCCAATAAAATCAATAACCAGAGAGGCCAGAAAAGGTGACACGATAATAACCTTTGTGAAAAAGGAAAGACTTGATCAATTATCTGAAACCGGAAAACATCAGGGAGTTATTGCATATGCAGCAGCCTATGAATATGCTGAAGTCGATGATATGTTAAAAGCGGCTGAGGAAAAAGGGGAAGCTCCATTTTTAATTCTGCTCGATGGTATTGAAGACCCACACAATCTTGGAGCAATCATTAGAACCGCTAACCAGGCAGGAGCACATGGGGTCATTATACCCAAAAGAAGAGCGGTAGGTTTAACGGCTACAGTTGCTAAAACTTCAGCAGGTGCACTTAATTACACGCCGGTAGCCAAGGTCACAAACCTTACTGCAACTATGGAAGAATTAAAAGAAAAGGGCCTTTGGTTTGTCTGTGCCGATATGCAAGGTGAGACAATGTATCAAGTAGATTTAAAAGGTCCCATTGGCCTTGTAATAGGAAGTGAGGGAGAGGGGGTAGGAAGGCTTATTAAGGAAAAATGTGATTTTACAGCTAAGATTCCTATGCTTGGCAATATCGACTCTCTCAATGCTTCTGTTGCTATGGGGATTCTATCTTATGAAATCGTAAGACAAAGATTGGCATAA
- a CDS encoding Mini-ribonuclease 3, producing the protein MEKSIELQLIQGIKQYMDLPDTDLKTYSPLTLAFIGDVVYDLVIRTIVVEGGNAPVNKLHKKVSSLVKAPAQMEMFHKIQDMLTEEELAVYKRGRNAKSFTSAKNASITEYRIATGFEALMGYLYLNNEFERVLEIIRKGLEINN; encoded by the coding sequence ATGGAAAAGAGCATAGAGCTTCAATTAATCCAGGGAATTAAACAGTATATGGATTTACCGGATACGGATTTAAAAACATATTCGCCCCTTACTCTTGCATTTATCGGAGATGTGGTTTATGATTTAGTGATACGGACCATAGTCGTTGAGGGGGGAAATGCACCAGTAAATAAGCTGCATAAAAAAGTAAGCAGCTTGGTAAAAGCGCCTGCCCAAATGGAAATGTTCCATAAAATCCAGGACATGCTTACGGAAGAGGAGTTGGCAGTTTATAAAAGAGGTCGCAATGCAAAATCCTTTACCTCAGCTAAGAATGCCAGTATTACAGAATACAGGATAGCCACCGGCTTTGAAGCACTTATGGGCTATCTGTATCTGAATAATGAATTTGAAAGGGTACTGGAGATTATAAGAAAAGGATTAGAAATAAATAATTAA
- a CDS encoding pyridoxamine 5'-phosphate oxidase family protein, producing MFTEKFFEVLNKEGVVSIVTSSNNEAHIANTWNSYLIVLDDNKILIPAAAMIKTEENIIVNPKVKLTLGSKEVMGYKYMGTGFLLEGTAKLLKEGENFNKMKEKCPFLTRTLEVSVTSCKQTL from the coding sequence ATGTTTACAGAAAAATTTTTTGAAGTATTGAACAAAGAAGGAGTTGTTTCAATAGTAACCAGTTCTAATAACGAGGCTCATATTGCTAATACCTGGAATAGCTATTTAATTGTTTTAGATGATAACAAAATATTAATTCCTGCTGCTGCCATGATTAAAACAGAAGAAAATATCATTGTTAACCCTAAGGTTAAATTAACACTTGGCAGTAAAGAGGTTATGGGATACAAATATATGGGAACCGGCTTCTTATTGGAAGGAACTGCTAAATTGTTAAAAGAGGGAGAAAATTTTAATAAGATGAAAGAAAAATGCCCATTCCTTACAAGAACATTGGAAGTGAGCGTTACCTCCTGTAAACAAACATTGTAA
- a CDS encoding deoxyguanosinetriphosphate triphosphohydrolase: MRQKLEMREHEYLSPYASFSDNSKGRDRYEEPCDIRPIYQRDRDRILHSKSFRRLKHKTQVFLAPEGDHYRTRLTHTLEVTQNARTIARALRLNEDLTEAIALGHDLGHTPFGHAGERALNKICPDGFEHHKQSIRVVELLDNHGKGLNLTKEVRDGILNHQTKGIPSTLEGKIVRLSDKIAYINHDIDDAIRGHIITEDDIPPEYTKILGYSSTQRLNTLIHDIISNSENQEDIVMSPEVEKTMFEMRRYMFCSVYTNPVAKGEEQKAEEMVAYLFEYYTEHLELLPEEYLVMIENQGETAARVVCDYIAGMTDRFAVAKFKELTIPRSWSIY, encoded by the coding sequence ATGCGGCAAAAGTTAGAAATGAGGGAGCATGAGTACTTAAGTCCATATGCATCCTTTAGTGATAATTCGAAAGGACGGGACAGATACGAAGAACCCTGTGACATCCGTCCCATATACCAAAGAGACAGGGACAGGATACTCCATTCTAAATCCTTTCGCAGGTTGAAGCACAAAACACAGGTATTTCTGGCACCGGAAGGGGATCATTACCGTACCAGGCTGACGCATACATTAGAGGTGACCCAGAATGCCAGAACCATAGCAAGAGCGTTGAGACTTAATGAAGATTTGACAGAGGCAATTGCTTTAGGTCATGACTTAGGGCATACTCCTTTCGGACATGCAGGAGAAAGAGCTTTAAACAAAATCTGCCCTGATGGTTTTGAACATCATAAACAAAGCATAAGAGTGGTAGAATTATTAGATAATCATGGAAAAGGGCTGAATCTGACAAAAGAGGTAAGGGATGGTATCTTAAATCATCAGACCAAAGGAATACCATCTACCCTAGAAGGAAAGATTGTAAGACTTTCTGACAAAATAGCATATATAAATCATGATATTGACGATGCCATTCGAGGGCATATTATTACGGAAGACGACATTCCCCCAGAGTATACAAAGATCTTGGGCTACAGTTCAACCCAAAGGCTTAATACACTTATACATGATATTATTTCAAACAGTGAGAATCAAGAGGATATTGTTATGTCCCCGGAAGTGGAAAAAACCATGTTTGAGATGAGACGATATATGTTTTGCAGTGTATACACCAATCCGGTGGCGAAGGGGGAAGAACAAAAGGCAGAGGAAATGGTAGCTTATCTTTTTGAGTATTATACCGAACACTTGGAACTTTTGCCCGAGGAATATCTGGTCATGATAGAAAATCAGGGGGAAACCGCCGCCAGAGTAGTTTGTGACTATATTGCAGGAATGACAGACCGTTTTGCGGTGGCAAAGTTCAAGGAGCTTACCATTCCCCGTTCCTGGAGCATTTATTAG
- a CDS encoding Ig-like domain-containing protein: MKKLKNVVMVLLVLLLIAANLEIVEAARISSKSYAMMVGETVTLRVLDTKKTVKWSSSNKAVASVDKKGNVKAKKTGEAVITAKIGKSTYTCKVKVTKAVNAILYNQGSVTEEPGTDNPSDNPTDGIADVKPGMTLEAVSSLLGSIGTLQSEDGNNKTYVFKDSKGDEIGTVKFVDGVVPE, translated from the coding sequence ATGAAAAAACTAAAAAATGTGGTAATGGTTCTTTTGGTGCTGTTATTGATTGCTGCAAACCTTGAGATAGTAGAAGCAGCCAGAATTAGCAGTAAAAGTTATGCGATGATGGTGGGGGAGACTGTAACCCTTAGGGTGTTGGATACGAAAAAGACTGTAAAGTGGAGCAGTAGCAATAAAGCGGTTGCCAGTGTTGATAAAAAAGGAAATGTTAAAGCTAAGAAAACGGGGGAAGCAGTTATAACTGCCAAGATAGGAAAAAGCACATATACTTGTAAAGTTAAAGTGACGAAAGCTGTGAATGCTATCTTGTATAACCAGGGAAGTGTAACAGAAGAACCGGGAACAGATAACCCTTCTGATAATCCCACAGATGGCATAGCAGATGTTAAACCAGGCATGACTTTAGAAGCAGTAAGTTCACTTCTTGGAAGTATAGGAACTTTGCAAAGTGAAGATGGCAACAATAAGACATATGTATTTAAAGACAGTAAAGGGGATGAAATAGGTACTGTAAAGTTTGTTGACGGTGTTGTGCCGGAATAA
- a CDS encoding indolepyruvate ferredoxin oxidoreductase subunit alpha has protein sequence MPRRISTSECIGCGTCQRVCLIGCITEGDSKKRVISESTCVDCGACQMVCPKKCISKVMIGNHTIYF, from the coding sequence ATGCCCAGAAGAATTAGTACCTCAGAATGTATCGGTTGTGGTACATGCCAAAGAGTATGTCTCATTGGATGTATTACAGAAGGGGACTCTAAAAAAAGAGTAATCAGCGAATCCACATGTGTTGACTGCGGTGCTTGCCAAATGGTTTGTCCTAAAAAATGTATTTCTAAAGTAATGATTGGTAACCATACTATATATTTTTAA
- a CDS encoding Rrf2 family transcriptional regulator, with the protein MKFSVGVEYALHCLLYMVNMEEGKSVGIRDLATFQGISETYLSKVYAKLSKTGIIKSIPGVKGGYALARNAEDITFWDVVEAVEGREPFFQCAEIRQNNILLNKDNLPDEYTKCPCLIKVVMVEAENEMKSYLSKKTLAWLYDEVYNNKIPKEMKNATIEWFNSKK; encoded by the coding sequence ATGAAATTTTCAGTCGGAGTAGAATATGCATTACATTGCTTATTATATATGGTGAATATGGAAGAAGGTAAATCTGTTGGAATAAGGGATTTAGCAACCTTTCAGGGCATTTCAGAAACTTACTTATCTAAAGTATATGCAAAATTAAGCAAGACAGGCATTATAAAATCCATTCCAGGTGTAAAAGGAGGTTATGCTTTAGCTCGAAATGCAGAGGATATAACTTTCTGGGATGTCGTAGAAGCGGTAGAAGGAAGGGAACCATTTTTTCAATGTGCGGAAATAAGACAGAATAATATATTGCTTAATAAAGATAATTTACCGGATGAATATACGAAATGCCCCTGTTTAATTAAAGTTGTAATGGTGGAAGCAGAAAATGAAATGAAAAGTTATTTAAGTAAGAAGACATTAGCTTGGCTTTATGATGAGGTTTATAATAATAAAATTCCGAAAGAGATGAAGAACGCAACAATTGAGTGGTTTAATAGTAAAAAGTAA
- a CDS encoding tyrosine-type recombinase/integrase — protein MSTPYQTFKDIIHKYNATIEDESLKLPNIPLHGLRHTSATVLISEDVDVRTVSARLGHAQTSTTMNIYAHSLKESDKKAADKLDKLFNTQVQKQTVTK, from the coding sequence ATATCCACACCGTATCAAACTTTCAAGGATATTATCCACAAATACAACGCTACCATTGAGGATGAATCTTTAAAACTCCCTAATATACCCTTGCACGGATTAAGGCATACCAGTGCCACGGTATTAATTTCGGAAGACGTTGATGTTCGAACTGTGTCAGCCAGGCTTGGACACGCTCAGACCAGCACCACCATGAATATATACGCTCATAGTTTAAAAGAATCAGATAAAAAGGCCGCTGACAAATTAGATAAATTATTTAACACACAGGTTCAAAAGCAAACAGTTACCAAATAG
- a CDS encoding AraC family transcriptional regulator, producing MNSYIEKIKDYQYSNPLTLFYCGHENCKPCYSYGPAIRPHYLVHFILKGKGIYYEGGNTHTLSAGNGFLITPGQTTTYRADLEDPWEYCWIGFDGYEAKTILKNCGLSEESLIFQIKVEVIRDCLLTLVNSFRNQLGNEYTYLSYLYQCFSFLKQNIGIKPQEYTETYLKKAIEYLHQNYSYPIQIGDVAQHIGIDRTYLYKLFMQNKKISPKQYLIIYRLQVACHLLKETELSISEIAYSCGFHDGAALSRHFKNKYRISPMAYRKS from the coding sequence ATGAATTCCTATATAGAAAAAATCAAAGACTATCAATACAGTAATCCTCTTACTTTATTTTACTGCGGCCACGAAAACTGTAAGCCCTGTTATAGTTATGGTCCCGCCATACGTCCCCACTATCTGGTTCATTTTATTTTAAAAGGAAAAGGAATCTATTATGAAGGAGGAAACACCCATACATTGAGTGCAGGTAATGGCTTTTTAATTACTCCTGGGCAGACTACCACTTACCGGGCAGACCTAGAAGACCCTTGGGAGTACTGTTGGATTGGTTTTGATGGCTATGAAGCTAAAACAATTTTAAAAAACTGTGGTTTGTCAGAGGAATCTTTAATATTCCAGATAAAAGTTGAGGTAATCAGGGACTGCCTATTAACACTGGTAAACAGTTTTCGAAACCAGCTTGGAAATGAGTACACTTATCTTAGTTATTTGTATCAGTGCTTTTCATTTCTAAAGCAAAACATAGGCATTAAACCGCAGGAATACACAGAAACATATTTGAAAAAAGCGATAGAATACCTTCATCAAAATTATTCTTATCCCATTCAAATCGGAGATGTAGCTCAACACATCGGAATTGACCGTACCTATCTATACAAGTTATTTATGCAGAACAAAAAGATTTCACCAAAACAATATTTAATTATATACCGCTTGCAGGTTGCCTGTCATCTCTTAAAAGAAACCGAACTAAGTATCTCAGAAATTGCATACAGCTGCGGCTTTCACGACGGCGCCGCCTTAAGCAGACATTTTAAAAATAAATACCGTATCTCCCCTATGGCATATCGAAAGTCATAG
- the sigH gene encoding RNA polymerase sporulation sigma factor SigH, producing MPEYSWDALSDEDIITLIHGESSDAMDYMLNRYKNLVRKKAKALYLIGGDKDDLIQEGMIGLYKAIRDYKLDMDNSFYNFADLCISRQIYSAIKASNRKKNFPLNTYVSLYTPAYGENTDLDEKESLVDLMYENKISNPEQLVIDKESTSMLEYELVRHLSQFEKNVLDLYLSDYTYTQIADKLMKEPKSIDNALQRIKLKLNKVLKEL from the coding sequence ATGCCAGAGTATAGTTGGGATGCTTTATCAGATGAGGATATTATCACCTTAATCCATGGTGAAAGTTCTGATGCCATGGATTATATGTTAAACCGGTATAAAAACTTGGTACGGAAAAAGGCAAAGGCTCTTTATCTCATTGGAGGAGATAAGGATGATTTGATACAGGAGGGAATGATAGGGCTTTACAAAGCTATACGGGATTATAAGCTGGATATGGATAACTCATTTTATAATTTTGCTGACCTTTGTATCTCCAGGCAAATATATAGTGCGATTAAAGCTTCCAACCGGAAAAAAAACTTTCCCTTAAATACATATGTATCCCTCTACACCCCAGCCTATGGTGAAAACACTGATTTGGACGAAAAAGAATCGTTGGTTGACCTAATGTATGAGAATAAAATTTCAAATCCTGAGCAATTGGTTATTGACAAAGAGAGTACAAGTATGTTAGAATATGAACTCGTAAGGCATTTAAGTCAGTTTGAAAAAAACGTCTTAGATTTGTATTTAAGCGATTATACTTATACCCAGATAGCTGACAAGCTTATGAAGGAACCTAAGTCAATTGATAATGCCTTGCAAAGAATTAAATTAAAGCTTAATAAGGTACTAAAAGAATTATAA
- a CDS encoding EcsC family protein, which translates to MNQVLLKQMKSIELQEEKFLNPKENLLFKEKVAPVLDKIQDKIPEKLASTLETAFFKGFQLVFEKGNTYIEKTYNKEQKLLDYDVNNYAIDKKLCNRFINKLDRSSLYSNAINSSVSIVEGGLLGMLGIGLPDIPLFIALIMKTVYEVSLSYGHDYETDETKGYILLLIRSALAKGDLQKTLNEQTDKLGYQLDHKEAITVDLDEEMQLTSKALSDTLLTAKFIQGIPVVGAVGGLINYNIVQKVSQYSKIKFKKRYLLKKSEISTDVM; encoded by the coding sequence ATGAATCAAGTCTTGTTAAAGCAAATGAAAAGTATTGAGTTACAGGAAGAAAAATTCCTAAATCCCAAAGAGAACCTATTGTTTAAAGAAAAAGTGGCCCCAGTTCTTGATAAAATTCAGGATAAAATCCCAGAAAAGCTTGCTTCTACTTTAGAGACGGCTTTCTTTAAAGGTTTTCAGCTAGTATTCGAAAAAGGAAATACCTATATTGAAAAAACCTATAACAAAGAACAAAAGCTTCTGGATTATGATGTGAATAATTATGCTATAGACAAAAAATTATGTAACAGATTTATTAATAAGTTGGATAGATCCTCCCTGTATTCCAATGCAATCAATTCTTCTGTATCTATTGTGGAAGGCGGTCTGCTTGGTATGCTTGGAATCGGTCTTCCTGATATCCCCTTATTCATCGCCTTAATTATGAAAACGGTTTATGAAGTTTCTTTAAGTTATGGCCACGATTATGAAACCGATGAAACCAAAGGTTATATATTATTATTAATTCGCTCTGCTCTAGCAAAAGGTGATTTGCAAAAAACACTGAATGAGCAAACCGACAAATTAGGGTATCAATTAGACCATAAAGAAGCTATAACAGTCGATTTAGATGAGGAGATGCAATTAACTTCGAAGGCTTTATCTGATACGCTTTTAACTGCTAAATTTATTCAGGGAATTCCTGTAGTGGGCGCTGTGGGAGGTTTAATTAACTACAACATTGTACAAAAGGTAAGTCAATACAGTAAAATCAAATTTAAAAAAAGGTATTTGCTTAAAAAGTCCGAGATTAGTACAGATGTGATGTAA
- a CDS encoding DUF2085 domain-containing protein encodes MEESSEFKEMEQVKGLKEILRKKGYQTWKKWMAWGEHTGCHQLPHRSFFFRGYQFPICARCTGVILGYILAVPLYIGFGVKRALAFLGGIYMLMDWLLQYFNIRISNNRRRLITGILGGYGIMSIQLYGFITILKMCKRHLKFILKSGG; translated from the coding sequence GTGGAAGAAAGTTCAGAGTTTAAAGAAATGGAACAGGTGAAGGGATTAAAGGAAATTCTCAGAAAAAAAGGGTATCAGACTTGGAAAAAGTGGATGGCATGGGGAGAGCATACCGGTTGTCATCAGCTTCCTCACCGCAGTTTCTTTTTTCGAGGCTATCAGTTTCCAATATGTGCAAGATGTACCGGTGTGATTCTTGGTTATATCCTGGCTGTCCCATTATATATAGGATTTGGAGTAAAAAGAGCATTGGCGTTTCTTGGAGGTATATATATGTTAATGGATTGGCTGCTCCAATATTTTAATATACGAATATCAAATAACCGAAGGCGTCTTATTACCGGAATACTTGGTGGTTATGGGATTATGTCAATCCAGCTTTATGGATTTATTACTATTCTGAAAATGTGTAAGAGGCACTTAAAATTTATTTTAAAATCGGGAGGCTGA
- a CDS encoding epoxyqueuosine reductase QueH, giving the protein MDIKRNYQKELEQVLSTLTQKEVTPTLLLHSCCAPCSSYVLEYLSQYFNITIFYYNPNISFEDEYYRRIEEQNRLIRSLPVKNPIRFLQGSYETERFYSLAKGYETDPEGGPRCFSCYELRLDETARIAKEQGFNYFTTTLSISPHKNASKLNDIGESMSKKYDTPYLYSDFKKKNGYKRSIELSKEYDLYRQDFCGCVYSKAYNEKLRQQNAIDNPEHM; this is encoded by the coding sequence ATGGACATAAAGAGAAATTATCAGAAAGAATTAGAGCAGGTTCTTTCCACCCTGACCCAAAAAGAGGTTACCCCCACTCTCCTGCTTCATAGCTGCTGTGCACCTTGCAGCAGTTACGTCCTGGAATATTTAAGTCAATATTTCAACATTACCATCTTTTATTATAATCCCAATATTTCTTTTGAAGATGAATATTATCGGAGAATTGAGGAGCAAAATCGCCTTATCCGTTCCCTTCCAGTGAAAAATCCAATCCGCTTTTTACAGGGTTCTTATGAAACGGAACGTTTCTATTCTTTGGCAAAAGGCTATGAAACTGATCCGGAAGGCGGACCCCGCTGTTTTAGCTGTTATGAACTACGCCTTGATGAAACTGCACGTATTGCAAAAGAACAGGGCTTTAACTATTTTACTACTACCTTATCAATCAGCCCTCATAAAAACGCGTCAAAGCTTAATGACATCGGAGAGTCCATGTCAAAGAAATATGATACTCCCTACCTGTACTCAGATTTCAAGAAGAAGAACGGTTACAAACGCTCCATTGAGCTCTCCAAAGAATATGACCTTTACAGGCAGGATTTTTGCGGGTGTGTTTACTCCAAGGCTTACAATGAAAAACTCAGACAGCAAAATGCCATAGATAACCCAGAGCATATGTGA